In Notolabrus celidotus isolate fNotCel1 chromosome 8, fNotCel1.pri, whole genome shotgun sequence, a genomic segment contains:
- the nkx3-2 gene encoding homeobox protein Nkx-3.2, translating into MAVRGNSLMPFSIQAILNRKEDSRHLPDLDMCFSKTACWKIFGEMNGGSRRADGEACEPTDQKSYDSDSGLSDDNDSKTPAACKSEKDGDPASDVLEESLQEETDHESAAAENAKSDSEPNNATDSSTLDEKSMDQPKQRKKRSRAAFSHAQVFELERRFNHQRYLSGPERADLAASLKLTETQVKIWFQNRRYKTKRRQMAADLMASTPAAKKVAVKVLVRDDQRQYGPGEILRPPLLSLQPSYYYPYAYCLPAWTLSACAGNQ; encoded by the exons ATGGCCGTCCGTGGAAACTCGTTGATGCCTTTCTCAATCCAAGCCATCCTGAACAGAAAGGAGGACAGCAGACACTTACCAGATTTGGACATGTGCTTCTCCAAGACGGCGTGCTGGAAAATATTTGGGGAGATGAACGGAGGGTCTCGGAGGGCTGATGGGGAGGCTTGTGAGCCCACGGACCAGAAAAGTTACGACTCGGATTCGGGACTCAGCGATGACAACGACAGCAAGACTCCGGCCGCGTGCAAGTCAGAGAAGGACGGGGATCCTGCTTCGGATGTGCTGGAGGAAAGTTTGCAGGAGGAGACGGATCATGAGTCTGCAGCTGCGGAGAACGCGAAGAGTGATAGTGAACCCAATAACGCCACGG actccagcacCCTAGATGAGAAGAGTATGGACCAGCCCAAGCAGCGGAAAAAGCGCTCCAGGGCCGCTTTCTCTCACGCGCAGGTCTTCGAACTGGAGCGCCGATTCAACCACCAGCGGTACCTGTCTGGGCCGGAGCGCGCGGACCTTGCGGCCTCCCTGAAGCTCACAGAGACTCAGGTGAAGATCTGGTTCCAGAACCGCAGGTACAAGACGAAACGCCGCCAGATGGCCGCCGATCTCATGGCTTCGACTCCGGCTGCAAAAAAGGTGGCAGTGAAAGTTTTGGTGCGGGACGACCAGAGACAGTACGGCCCAGGAGAGATCCTGCGGCCCCCGCTGCTCTCCCTGCAACCGTCCTACTATTACCCATATGCATACTGCCTCCCGGCATGGACACTCTCTGCTTGTGCGGGGAACCAGTGA
- the bod1l1 gene encoding biorientation of chromosomes in cell division protein 1-like 1 isoform X2: MAGLPPGDPQLVSMIVNHLKTQGLFDQFRRDCLADVDTKPAYLNLKQRVDNFVSNHLSNHTWSPHLNKNQLRNNIRQLVLQSGMLEQGVDRIVAQVVDPKINHIFRPQVERVVREFLSPGSCSEEPPPPLPLSEIKPDSSVPEQASSSVPASINAMSILDTITSLNQEASVRASSSTDRRKAPDEPMQLVEEGEQDMSIEEGDSDQEKMMPEDGEESTSEVRALEMKTEDMQEQGDLGRYGLIEEVKMEEEESGAHEQTEEEREKAGSRTSGRPSEEKQDEDLMKSTSQAKQKARERIKEEYFLEDSDLDGLSDITVSSVHTSDLSSFEGESEDEELFSDSSEEGELPPDDEGEGGEKQGDEGEDRKPRRKAYVHKPFLYSRYYSDSDDEITVEERRRSAAKDKEERLLKRQQNRERMEVKMKQKALQAEEQDYRKQRSGDSAGFEGPRAKEARKERKVLEKKMALSRKRKLDSRKETDVSTRKRGDAEGSKKEVKHTAVKTPQPKLIRNLSESASSDERHRRTSGNVSEDSSEAKKLSDKSRTHSFILELEQGSQEALRQRSVGKFDRFSRKDPLSKERKDKERSMSDERAKLKQKPEKKSEHQADEPQVKEGVAVKVSSEEKGEKKLKVKSEKKTASTQREGRSSITEGQADESQKDVTLKKAKASSVDAVKVDKDKEKIREKEKDKSKEKEKAKGEKSSAKGDLKQLIRPDSTGSSEDRSDMEPTGSDSSKKKEKHSKEVLKRSKSHTEDRPGDKPRSKDGEKEKTKADPDTQKSNKSSSESEKDQKRLKPTEKGKTFEKSKTKSKDEAKTMSTSKTDNKAQSSDVKSTGAASVSKPEKKKEVSAKEQRKASEEPQQEKSEMKSTKKKVEKKDKGPEKKDDSRAEKKTPKEDKVEKSEKSEKSSVSPQSLEAEEPLKKPSLLQDTSTDSDPITTTVTTSFSDDTCDALSDITPEPPEGETESRLSEIPAVPAEADALLTLMDICTSVEARLPHESERVEATPDIQDADMKMKEAALTLLSMDPDSTVTSTLICQDARVEPEMNPAAPQPMETAEAQGEEQQQQDVVTQTSAETLLTPAGPSLVTSQKSNELEKQKPADLSETPEKEMDVEMPETSQSVPVQEVNTTSDKVQTPSREEKVNPAEIVPEAQPAACKDAADAVVSASEEVREEEAESTVTVAAVSAEQDSCQQEQTEPDVADTKTSSKAEEKDAYDKQVKMDVEKSEAERKTEEEEKVASKSDTQIVESTVPVKTAETTESGPERPQSQSKLVHQTSNVSSTDSQDDEKASDLSEKEERTGGRGRRKRKLSIQKVEAVKESGDEKESKEQPSAEESDQGKITEVKTPRRGRSSKTTEEAEKPEETPSRGRRRSGAAANKVLDDQKKDENKDEKSTDKSSSKQPAETQARADGNSDPKMTEQRGSQENLSSPVPEESEAAGSSASKETTDTCEPTRKRKRSEEVEEPVEETPAEEEAEKDDGQQEEPGTDSGSTPSVSQAEGQQETKEETSSKEKPDDVEEEQPQEDQETTPKKPGRRGRPSKAAAATSTEDTDKKDKKAEDSEQNDDEEEEEDGEDGEKGTATRATTRAASRLEAERNKPSKPSTRASRQSGKEETAAGTRGTRGQAAAAKGGRKREASPPAVRTRGGQKSEEPPSKRAKR; this comes from the exons ATGGCTGGTCTACCGCCTGGAGATCCCCAACTGGTCTCGATGATAGTCAATCATCTGAAAACGCAGGGTCTGTTCGATCAGTTCAGGAGGGACTGTTTGGCAGACGTTGACACAAAG CCAGCTTACTTGAACCTTAAACAAAGAGTGGACAACTTTGTCTCCAATCACCTCTCCAACCACACATGGAGCCCTCACTTAAACAAGAACCAGCTCCGAAACAACATCAGACAACTGGTGTTACA ATCTGGGATGCTGGAGCAGGGAGTGGACAGAATCGTAGCCCAGGTGGTGGATCCCAAAATCAACCACATTTTCAGGCCGCAGGTGGAGAGGGTGGTGCGTGAGTTTCTGTCACCTGGCAGCTGTTCTGAGGAGCCGCCTCCCCCGCTGCCTTTATCAGAGATCAAACCAGACAGCAGTGTTCCTGAGCAAG CCTCATCGTCAGTTCCAGCCTCCATCAATGCCATGTCCATCCTAGACACCATAACCTCGCTGAACCAGGAGGCCAGCGTCAGGGCCAGCTCAAGCACAGACAGACGCAAAGCTCCAGATGAGCCAATGCAGCTGGTGGAGGAGGGCGAGCAGGACATGAGTATCGAGGAGGGGGACAGCGACCAAGAAAAAATGATGccagaagatggagaggagtcTACATCTGAGGTCCGGGCATTGGAGATGAAGacagaagacatgcaggaacagGGGGATCTGGGCAGATATGGGTTGATAGAAGAGGTGAAGATGGAAGAAGAGGAGTCAGGAGCTCATGagcaaacagaggaggagagagagaaagcagggAGTCGAACAAGCGGGAGACCATCAGAAGAGAAGCAGGATGAAGATCTGATGAAGTCTACCAGTCAGGCCAAGCAGAAAGCCAGAGAGAGGATAAAAGAAG AGTACTTtttggaggactctgacctggaTGGCCTGAGCGACATCACAGTGAGCTCCGTCCACACCAGCGACCTGTCCTCATtcgagggagagagtgaggatgAGGAGCTGTTCTCTGATTCCTCTGAAGAGGGAGAACTTCCACCTGATG ATGAaggtgagggaggagagaaacaaggtgatgaaggagaagaTCGAAAACCTCGTCGTAAGGCGTATGTCCACAAGCCCTTCCTGTACTCCCGTTACTATAGCGACTCTGATGATGAAATCACAGTGGAGGAGCGCCGGAGATCTGCG GCGAAGGACAAAGAGGAACGTCTGCTGAAGAGACAACAGAACAGAGAGCGGATGGAAGTCAAGATGAAACAAAAagctctgcaggctgaggaACAAG ATTACAGAAAACAGAGGAGTGGAGACTCTGCTGGCTTTGAGGGCCCCAGAGCCAAAGAAGCTCGCAAAGAGAGGAAGGTTCTGGAGAAGAAAATGGCGCTCAGCAGGAAGAGAAAGCTCGACTCGAG gaaaGAGACGGATGTTTCCAccagaaagagaggagatgcAGAAGGATCCAAGAAG GAGGTGAAACATACGGCTGTAAAAACCCCACAACCAAAGCTGATACGAAATCTGTCAGAGTCTGCATCGTCTGACGAGAGGCACAGAAGAACAAGTGGCAACGTCTCTGAAGACTCCAGTGAAGCTAAGAAACTCTCAGACAAAAGCCGGACGCACTCCTTCATCCTGGAGTTGGAGCAAGGTTCCCAAGAGGCTCTCAGACAACGCTCCGTGGGGAAATTTGATCGGTTCTCCCGCAAAGATCCTCTCTCCAAAGAACGGAAAGACAAAGAGCGTAGCATGTCGGATGAACGTGCTAAGCTCAAACAAAAGCCGGAGAAGAAGTCTGAGCATCAGGCGGATGAGCCTCAGGTAAAGGAAGGAGTTGCTGTGAAAGTGTCCTctgaagagaaaggagagaagaagctGAAGGTTAAAAgtgagaagaagacagcatcaactcaaagagaggggaggtcGTCTATAACTGAAGGGCAGGCAGATGAGAGTCAGAAAGATGTCACTCTTAAAAAGGCGAAAGCTTCTTCTGTGGATGCCGTCAAAGTGgataaagacaaagagaagatcagggaaaaggagaaagataagagcaaagaaaaggaaaaggccAAAGGAGAGAAAAGTTCAGCCAAAGGTGACCTCAAGCAGCTGATCCGACCCGATTCTACCGGCTCCTCTGAAGATCGATCCGATATGGAGCCAACAGGGTCCGACAGCagcaagaagaaggagaaacacTCAAAGGAAGTGCTGAAGAGGTCAAAGAGCCACACTGAGGACAGGCCAGGAGACAAACCCAGATCTAAAGACGGCGAAAAGGAGAAGACCAAAGCAGATCCAGACACCCAGAAGTCAAATAAGTCCAGCTCTGAGAGTGAGAAGGATCAGAAAAGGCTCAAGCCGACAGAGAAGGGAAAAACTTTCGAGAAatccaaaacaaaatcaaaagatGAAGCGAAGACCATGTCGACATCAAAGACGGATAATAAAGCTCAGAGTTCAGACGTGAAAAGTACAGGAGCTGCATCCGTCAGCAAAcctgagaagaagaaagaggtcAGTGCGAAAGAACAGCGGAAAGCCTCAGAGGAGCCTCAACAGGAGAAGTCAGAAATGAAGAGCACGAAGAAAAAAGTGGAGAAGAAAGATAAAGGTCCAGAGAAGAAAGACGACAGCCGGGCGGAGAAGAAAACACCCAAAGAGGACAAAGTGGAAAAGTCTGAGAAGTCTGAGAAGTCTTCTGTGTCCCCCCAGAGCCTGGAAGCAGAGGAGCCGCTGAAGAAACCATCTCTCCTACAAGACACCAGCACGGACTCTGATCCCATCACCACCACCGTCACCACCTCCTTCTCTGATGACACCTGCGATGCACTGAGCGACATCACACCTGAGCCACCCGAGGGTGAAACAGAATCACGGCTTAGTGAGATACCAGCTGTGCCCGCGGAGGCAGACGCTCTGCTGACTCTCATGGACATTTGCACCTCAGTGGAGGCGAGACTTCCGCATGAGAGCGAGCGAGTGGAGGCGACGCCCGATATACAGGACGCTGACATGAAGATGAAAGAAGCAGCTCTGACTCTGCTCTCCATGGATCCTGACAGCACGGTGACCTCCACCTTAATTTGCCAAGATGCCAGAGTAGAGCCGGAGATGAACCCGGCCGCTCCTCAGCCAATGGAGACCGCTGAGGCTCAAggagaagagcagcagcagcaggacgtgGTGACCCAAACAAGTGCTGAGACGCTGTTGACACCCGCAGGGCCGTCACTGGTCACGTCTCAGAAGAGTAATGagcttgaaaaacaaaaacctgcag ATTTGTCTGAAACTCCAGAGAAAGAAATGGATGTGGAGATGCCTGAAACATCCCAGTCTGTCCCAGTGCAG GAGGTTAACACTACCTCGGATAAAGTTCAGACACCATCAAGGGAGGAGAAGGTAAATCCTGCAGAGATTGTTCCTGAAGCACAACCAGCAGCCTGCAAAGATG CTGCTGATGCCGTTGTGTCTGCATCAGAAGaggtcagagaagaagaagcagaaagcACGGTCACAGTTGCTGCTGTTTCCGCTGAACAAGACTCCTGTCAACAAG agcaaacagagccagatgTTGCAGACACAAAAACCAGCTCTAAG GCAGAGGAAAAGGATGCTTATGACAAGCAGGTGAAGATGGATGTAGAGAAGA GTGAAGCtgagaggaagacagaagaggaagaaaaggttgCGTCAAAAAGTGATACTCAGATT GTGGAATCAACAGTGCCAGTTAAGACTGCAGAGACGACAGAGAGTGGACCTGAAAGACCTCAGagtcagtccaagctggtccaCCAAACCA gtaATGTCTCCAGCACAGACAGCCAGGACGATGAGAAGGCATCCGACCTGTCAGAAAAG gaggagaggaccGGGGGGAGAGGAAGACGCAAACGAAAGCTGTCCATTCAGAAAGTCGAAGCGGTGAAAGAATCAG GTGATGAAAAGGAGAGTAAAGAACAACCATCAGCAGAG GAATCTGATCAGGGGAAGATCACAGAAGTTAAAACACCACGCCGGGGTCGATCATCTAAAACCACGGAGGAGGCAGAGAAACCAGAGGAGACTCCGAGCCGTGGGAGAAGACGGTCGGGAGCTGCAGCCAACAAAGTTCTTG ATGATCAGAAGAAGGATGAAAATAAAGACGAGAAGAGCACCGACAAAAGTTCATCAAAGCAACCAGCAGAGACCCAAGCG AGAGCTGATGGAAACAGTGATCCAAAGATGACTGAACAGAGAGGAAGTCAGGAGAATCTGTCGTCTCCCGTTCCTGAAGAATCTGAAGCTGCAGGAAGCTCTGCCTCCAAAGAGACCACAGATACAT GTGAACCAACACGCAAGAGGAAGAGGTCAGAGGAAGTGGAGGAACCTGTGGAG GAAACCCCGgctgaggaggaggcagagaaagacGACGGTCAGCAGGAAGAACCTGGCACAGATAGTG GCTCTACTCCGTCTGTGAGCCAGGCAGAAGGTCAACAGGAAACTAAAGAGGAGACGAGCAGCAAGGAGAAACCAGATGAT gtTGAGGAGGAGCAGCCACAAGAGGACCAGGAGACGACTCCAAAGAAACCTGGCCGGAGGGGACGGCCCTCgaaggcagcagcagccacatccacagaggacacag ataaaaaggacaaaaaggcAGAAGACAGTGAGCagaatgatgatgaagaagaggaggaggatggggagGATGGGGAGAAAGGAACAGCAACCAGAGCGACCACACGGGCAGCGTCTCGTCTGGAGGCTGAGAG AAACAAGCCAAGCAAACCGTCCACCCGGGCGAGTCGACAGAGCGGTAAAGAGGAGACCGCAGCTGGCACGCG CGGGACCAGGGGCCAGGCAGCAGCAGCGAAGGGGGGCCGCAAAAGGGAGGCCAGCCCCCCTGCTGTGCGAACGCGGGGAGGACAGAAATCAGAGGAGCCCCCGTCGAAGAGAGCCAAACGCTAA
- the bod1l1 gene encoding biorientation of chromosomes in cell division protein 1-like 1 isoform X1, producing MAGLPPGDPQLVSMIVNHLKTQGLFDQFRRDCLADVDTKPAYLNLKQRVDNFVSNHLSNHTWSPHLNKNQLRNNIRQLVLQSGMLEQGVDRIVAQVVDPKINHIFRPQVERVVREFLSPGSCSEEPPPPLPLSEIKPDSSVPEQASSSVPASINAMSILDTITSLNQEASVRASSSTDRRKAPDEPMQLVEEGEQDMSIEEGDSDQEKMMPEDGEESTSEVRALEMKTEDMQEQGDLGRYGLIEEVKMEEEESGAHEQTEEEREKAGSRTSGRPSEEKQDEDLMKSTSQAKQKARERIKEEYFLEDSDLDGLSDITVSSVHTSDLSSFEGESEDEELFSDSSEEGELPPDDEGEGGEKQGDEGEDRKPRRKAYVHKPFLYSRYYSDSDDEITVEERRRSAAKDKEERLLKRQQNRERMEVKMKQKALQAEEQDYRKQRSGDSAGFEGPRAKEARKERKVLEKKMALSRKRKLDSRKETDVSTRKRGDAEGSKKVEVKHTAVKTPQPKLIRNLSESASSDERHRRTSGNVSEDSSEAKKLSDKSRTHSFILELEQGSQEALRQRSVGKFDRFSRKDPLSKERKDKERSMSDERAKLKQKPEKKSEHQADEPQVKEGVAVKVSSEEKGEKKLKVKSEKKTASTQREGRSSITEGQADESQKDVTLKKAKASSVDAVKVDKDKEKIREKEKDKSKEKEKAKGEKSSAKGDLKQLIRPDSTGSSEDRSDMEPTGSDSSKKKEKHSKEVLKRSKSHTEDRPGDKPRSKDGEKEKTKADPDTQKSNKSSSESEKDQKRLKPTEKGKTFEKSKTKSKDEAKTMSTSKTDNKAQSSDVKSTGAASVSKPEKKKEVSAKEQRKASEEPQQEKSEMKSTKKKVEKKDKGPEKKDDSRAEKKTPKEDKVEKSEKSEKSSVSPQSLEAEEPLKKPSLLQDTSTDSDPITTTVTTSFSDDTCDALSDITPEPPEGETESRLSEIPAVPAEADALLTLMDICTSVEARLPHESERVEATPDIQDADMKMKEAALTLLSMDPDSTVTSTLICQDARVEPEMNPAAPQPMETAEAQGEEQQQQDVVTQTSAETLLTPAGPSLVTSQKSNELEKQKPADLSETPEKEMDVEMPETSQSVPVQEVNTTSDKVQTPSREEKVNPAEIVPEAQPAACKDAADAVVSASEEVREEEAESTVTVAAVSAEQDSCQQEQTEPDVADTKTSSKAEEKDAYDKQVKMDVEKSEAERKTEEEEKVASKSDTQIVESTVPVKTAETTESGPERPQSQSKLVHQTSNVSSTDSQDDEKASDLSEKEERTGGRGRRKRKLSIQKVEAVKESGDEKESKEQPSAEESDQGKITEVKTPRRGRSSKTTEEAEKPEETPSRGRRRSGAAANKVLDDQKKDENKDEKSTDKSSSKQPAETQARADGNSDPKMTEQRGSQENLSSPVPEESEAAGSSASKETTDTCEPTRKRKRSEEVEEPVEETPAEEEAEKDDGQQEEPGTDSGSTPSVSQAEGQQETKEETSSKEKPDDVEEEQPQEDQETTPKKPGRRGRPSKAAAATSTEDTDKKDKKAEDSEQNDDEEEEEDGEDGEKGTATRATTRAASRLEAERNKPSKPSTRASRQSGKEETAAGTRGTRGQAAAAKGGRKREASPPAVRTRGGQKSEEPPSKRAKR from the exons ATGGCTGGTCTACCGCCTGGAGATCCCCAACTGGTCTCGATGATAGTCAATCATCTGAAAACGCAGGGTCTGTTCGATCAGTTCAGGAGGGACTGTTTGGCAGACGTTGACACAAAG CCAGCTTACTTGAACCTTAAACAAAGAGTGGACAACTTTGTCTCCAATCACCTCTCCAACCACACATGGAGCCCTCACTTAAACAAGAACCAGCTCCGAAACAACATCAGACAACTGGTGTTACA ATCTGGGATGCTGGAGCAGGGAGTGGACAGAATCGTAGCCCAGGTGGTGGATCCCAAAATCAACCACATTTTCAGGCCGCAGGTGGAGAGGGTGGTGCGTGAGTTTCTGTCACCTGGCAGCTGTTCTGAGGAGCCGCCTCCCCCGCTGCCTTTATCAGAGATCAAACCAGACAGCAGTGTTCCTGAGCAAG CCTCATCGTCAGTTCCAGCCTCCATCAATGCCATGTCCATCCTAGACACCATAACCTCGCTGAACCAGGAGGCCAGCGTCAGGGCCAGCTCAAGCACAGACAGACGCAAAGCTCCAGATGAGCCAATGCAGCTGGTGGAGGAGGGCGAGCAGGACATGAGTATCGAGGAGGGGGACAGCGACCAAGAAAAAATGATGccagaagatggagaggagtcTACATCTGAGGTCCGGGCATTGGAGATGAAGacagaagacatgcaggaacagGGGGATCTGGGCAGATATGGGTTGATAGAAGAGGTGAAGATGGAAGAAGAGGAGTCAGGAGCTCATGagcaaacagaggaggagagagagaaagcagggAGTCGAACAAGCGGGAGACCATCAGAAGAGAAGCAGGATGAAGATCTGATGAAGTCTACCAGTCAGGCCAAGCAGAAAGCCAGAGAGAGGATAAAAGAAG AGTACTTtttggaggactctgacctggaTGGCCTGAGCGACATCACAGTGAGCTCCGTCCACACCAGCGACCTGTCCTCATtcgagggagagagtgaggatgAGGAGCTGTTCTCTGATTCCTCTGAAGAGGGAGAACTTCCACCTGATG ATGAaggtgagggaggagagaaacaaggtgatgaaggagaagaTCGAAAACCTCGTCGTAAGGCGTATGTCCACAAGCCCTTCCTGTACTCCCGTTACTATAGCGACTCTGATGATGAAATCACAGTGGAGGAGCGCCGGAGATCTGCG GCGAAGGACAAAGAGGAACGTCTGCTGAAGAGACAACAGAACAGAGAGCGGATGGAAGTCAAGATGAAACAAAAagctctgcaggctgaggaACAAG ATTACAGAAAACAGAGGAGTGGAGACTCTGCTGGCTTTGAGGGCCCCAGAGCCAAAGAAGCTCGCAAAGAGAGGAAGGTTCTGGAGAAGAAAATGGCGCTCAGCAGGAAGAGAAAGCTCGACTCGAG gaaaGAGACGGATGTTTCCAccagaaagagaggagatgcAGAAGGATCCAAGAAGGTG GAGGTGAAACATACGGCTGTAAAAACCCCACAACCAAAGCTGATACGAAATCTGTCAGAGTCTGCATCGTCTGACGAGAGGCACAGAAGAACAAGTGGCAACGTCTCTGAAGACTCCAGTGAAGCTAAGAAACTCTCAGACAAAAGCCGGACGCACTCCTTCATCCTGGAGTTGGAGCAAGGTTCCCAAGAGGCTCTCAGACAACGCTCCGTGGGGAAATTTGATCGGTTCTCCCGCAAAGATCCTCTCTCCAAAGAACGGAAAGACAAAGAGCGTAGCATGTCGGATGAACGTGCTAAGCTCAAACAAAAGCCGGAGAAGAAGTCTGAGCATCAGGCGGATGAGCCTCAGGTAAAGGAAGGAGTTGCTGTGAAAGTGTCCTctgaagagaaaggagagaagaagctGAAGGTTAAAAgtgagaagaagacagcatcaactcaaagagaggggaggtcGTCTATAACTGAAGGGCAGGCAGATGAGAGTCAGAAAGATGTCACTCTTAAAAAGGCGAAAGCTTCTTCTGTGGATGCCGTCAAAGTGgataaagacaaagagaagatcagggaaaaggagaaagataagagcaaagaaaaggaaaaggccAAAGGAGAGAAAAGTTCAGCCAAAGGTGACCTCAAGCAGCTGATCCGACCCGATTCTACCGGCTCCTCTGAAGATCGATCCGATATGGAGCCAACAGGGTCCGACAGCagcaagaagaaggagaaacacTCAAAGGAAGTGCTGAAGAGGTCAAAGAGCCACACTGAGGACAGGCCAGGAGACAAACCCAGATCTAAAGACGGCGAAAAGGAGAAGACCAAAGCAGATCCAGACACCCAGAAGTCAAATAAGTCCAGCTCTGAGAGTGAGAAGGATCAGAAAAGGCTCAAGCCGACAGAGAAGGGAAAAACTTTCGAGAAatccaaaacaaaatcaaaagatGAAGCGAAGACCATGTCGACATCAAAGACGGATAATAAAGCTCAGAGTTCAGACGTGAAAAGTACAGGAGCTGCATCCGTCAGCAAAcctgagaagaagaaagaggtcAGTGCGAAAGAACAGCGGAAAGCCTCAGAGGAGCCTCAACAGGAGAAGTCAGAAATGAAGAGCACGAAGAAAAAAGTGGAGAAGAAAGATAAAGGTCCAGAGAAGAAAGACGACAGCCGGGCGGAGAAGAAAACACCCAAAGAGGACAAAGTGGAAAAGTCTGAGAAGTCTGAGAAGTCTTCTGTGTCCCCCCAGAGCCTGGAAGCAGAGGAGCCGCTGAAGAAACCATCTCTCCTACAAGACACCAGCACGGACTCTGATCCCATCACCACCACCGTCACCACCTCCTTCTCTGATGACACCTGCGATGCACTGAGCGACATCACACCTGAGCCACCCGAGGGTGAAACAGAATCACGGCTTAGTGAGATACCAGCTGTGCCCGCGGAGGCAGACGCTCTGCTGACTCTCATGGACATTTGCACCTCAGTGGAGGCGAGACTTCCGCATGAGAGCGAGCGAGTGGAGGCGACGCCCGATATACAGGACGCTGACATGAAGATGAAAGAAGCAGCTCTGACTCTGCTCTCCATGGATCCTGACAGCACGGTGACCTCCACCTTAATTTGCCAAGATGCCAGAGTAGAGCCGGAGATGAACCCGGCCGCTCCTCAGCCAATGGAGACCGCTGAGGCTCAAggagaagagcagcagcagcaggacgtgGTGACCCAAACAAGTGCTGAGACGCTGTTGACACCCGCAGGGCCGTCACTGGTCACGTCTCAGAAGAGTAATGagcttgaaaaacaaaaacctgcag ATTTGTCTGAAACTCCAGAGAAAGAAATGGATGTGGAGATGCCTGAAACATCCCAGTCTGTCCCAGTGCAG GAGGTTAACACTACCTCGGATAAAGTTCAGACACCATCAAGGGAGGAGAAGGTAAATCCTGCAGAGATTGTTCCTGAAGCACAACCAGCAGCCTGCAAAGATG CTGCTGATGCCGTTGTGTCTGCATCAGAAGaggtcagagaagaagaagcagaaagcACGGTCACAGTTGCTGCTGTTTCCGCTGAACAAGACTCCTGTCAACAAG agcaaacagagccagatgTTGCAGACACAAAAACCAGCTCTAAG GCAGAGGAAAAGGATGCTTATGACAAGCAGGTGAAGATGGATGTAGAGAAGA GTGAAGCtgagaggaagacagaagaggaagaaaaggttgCGTCAAAAAGTGATACTCAGATT GTGGAATCAACAGTGCCAGTTAAGACTGCAGAGACGACAGAGAGTGGACCTGAAAGACCTCAGagtcagtccaagctggtccaCCAAACCA gtaATGTCTCCAGCACAGACAGCCAGGACGATGAGAAGGCATCCGACCTGTCAGAAAAG gaggagaggaccGGGGGGAGAGGAAGACGCAAACGAAAGCTGTCCATTCAGAAAGTCGAAGCGGTGAAAGAATCAG GTGATGAAAAGGAGAGTAAAGAACAACCATCAGCAGAG GAATCTGATCAGGGGAAGATCACAGAAGTTAAAACACCACGCCGGGGTCGATCATCTAAAACCACGGAGGAGGCAGAGAAACCAGAGGAGACTCCGAGCCGTGGGAGAAGACGGTCGGGAGCTGCAGCCAACAAAGTTCTTG ATGATCAGAAGAAGGATGAAAATAAAGACGAGAAGAGCACCGACAAAAGTTCATCAAAGCAACCAGCAGAGACCCAAGCG AGAGCTGATGGAAACAGTGATCCAAAGATGACTGAACAGAGAGGAAGTCAGGAGAATCTGTCGTCTCCCGTTCCTGAAGAATCTGAAGCTGCAGGAAGCTCTGCCTCCAAAGAGACCACAGATACAT GTGAACCAACACGCAAGAGGAAGAGGTCAGAGGAAGTGGAGGAACCTGTGGAG GAAACCCCGgctgaggaggaggcagagaaagacGACGGTCAGCAGGAAGAACCTGGCACAGATAGTG GCTCTACTCCGTCTGTGAGCCAGGCAGAAGGTCAACAGGAAACTAAAGAGGAGACGAGCAGCAAGGAGAAACCAGATGAT gtTGAGGAGGAGCAGCCACAAGAGGACCAGGAGACGACTCCAAAGAAACCTGGCCGGAGGGGACGGCCCTCgaaggcagcagcagccacatccacagaggacacag ataaaaaggacaaaaaggcAGAAGACAGTGAGCagaatgatgatgaagaagaggaggaggatggggagGATGGGGAGAAAGGAACAGCAACCAGAGCGACCACACGGGCAGCGTCTCGTCTGGAGGCTGAGAG AAACAAGCCAAGCAAACCGTCCACCCGGGCGAGTCGACAGAGCGGTAAAGAGGAGACCGCAGCTGGCACGCG CGGGACCAGGGGCCAGGCAGCAGCAGCGAAGGGGGGCCGCAAAAGGGAGGCCAGCCCCCCTGCTGTGCGAACGCGGGGAGGACAGAAATCAGAGGAGCCCCCGTCGAAGAGAGCCAAACGCTAA